ctttaattaaatccaATTTTGTAACCACTACAATAACATTTGGAGgattttcatcattttcatttgccTCTTGAATAATTGAAGATAAATGGTTAATGGTTTCGACTGTTTGAGTCAAGATCCCATCTTGAATGGATACTAACAGTAAGAGGATATCAGGGATCTGAGTATTACGTTTTCTCATTTTGGAAAAAGTTTTATGACCTGGAGTATCCAAGATTGTAAtgttcaaattatttttcaaatgtaATGAAAAAGTGGAAATCTTTTGAGTGATGCCCCCGAATTCTGTGGAAGTGATTGTTGTCTCTGGAGTGATTCTATTTTggatttgataatttttaatcaaattatcCAATAGAGTGGTTTTCCCATGATCTACATGACCTAGAATAGACACGATGGGGGGTCTTTTGATGATGTGAGTGAATCTTTTAACAGATGAGGGGAGGAGACGGGTTGGTGAGGTGTAAAGTGTGGTGCAAATTGATGTGTTACATTTGAGTAGCAAAggttttaaatataacatGATCCATTTACTTTTGATGCAATTGGGGTTTTAATAtgcctttttttttttatcttttattttaattaaatattaaatattaaatagcGAAATATATagttaaatatattatatgatAAGATTATGCGAAATGATGGAGGGAagtttaaaagaaaaatttattcggccgaaatgaaaaagagaaaaattaacatttaaaaaaaaaaaataatagtgaCGCGTTCACGTGTGGAacaattttgatttattgtagatgttatttttataatcttCATAGGAGAAGGAATGTCTTCTAAATGAGGCCAATGTTGGCATATCTTGAGTTTGCTGAGGGTTGTTTAGTGACTTGGCATTTTTCTGTGGTTGTGGtggaggaggaggaggaggggccgattttttatctttatgaTAAGTATAATATTTCGAATGGTattctaattcaaaagGATGAGTGTTAGGGACCGGAGGGTTTTGTAAATTCAAGAAATCTGTTGATTGACAGAGcgttttaatttttaaaagaggATTGCATGCAGCTTGagttttcatattttttattttttttattttg
This DNA window, taken from Henningerozyma blattae CBS 6284 chromosome 3, complete genome, encodes the following:
- the TBLA0C01550 gene encoding uncharacterized protein (similar to Saccharomyces cerevisiae YFR017C and YOL024W; ancestral locus Anc_1.363), whose product is MKTQAACNPLLKIKTLCQSTDFLNLQNPPVPNTHPFELEYHSKYYTYHKDKKSAPPPPPPPQPQKNAKSLNNPQQTQDMPTLASFRRHSFSYEDYKNNIYNKSKLFHT